From a region of the Listeria monocytogenes ATCC 19117 genome:
- the lmaB gene encoding protein LmaB: MKSLSFMRVLEAVRTMLQEKGGLDVSIVMRDQVEMPTTMIEMIDQEEEESQTAWKEKYRFAIHHYTNETDLAGVEMIDTLIQTGFTLPEGYKLIAVRHYGKQNLVKENTLIHAKTSFEVSICRELKVKI, encoded by the coding sequence GTGAAGAGTTTAAGCTTCATGAGAGTTTTGGAAGCAGTGAGAACAATGCTCCAGGAAAAAGGCGGACTAGATGTTTCTATTGTAATGCGTGACCAAGTGGAAATGCCTACAACGATGATCGAGATGATTGATCAAGAGGAAGAAGAAAGCCAAACTGCCTGGAAAGAAAAATACCGTTTTGCAATCCATCATTATACAAATGAAACGGACTTAGCGGGAGTCGAAATGATAGATACGCTTATCCAAACAGGGTTCACTTTGCCTGAAGGATACAAATTAATCGCTGTTCGACATTACGGAAAACAAAATTTAGTCAAAGAAAATACGTTAATTCACGCAAAAACCAGTTTTGAAGTAAGTATTTGTCGTGAATTAAAAGTAAAAATTTAG
- the lmaA gene encoding protein LmaA: MAFEENLYCDYTPGAAKAVAGKDVILAVFNAAGDKLLAVAGQQGLTVNRSKDSIEITSKDTVGGWKSKIGGMKEWSIENDGLYVADAESHKELAKYFESDSPVCVKIINQASKKGLFGGLAIVADYSFEAPFDEAMTYSVKLDGMGALVDLTITEGGDQMPGETPVAPAE, translated from the coding sequence ATGGCATTTGAAGAGAATTTATATTGTGATTATACACCGGGAGCTGCTAAAGCGGTCGCGGGGAAAGATGTAATTTTAGCAGTTTTTAACGCAGCGGGGGATAAGCTATTAGCGGTTGCGGGGCAACAAGGTCTAACTGTAAACCGTTCTAAAGATAGCATTGAAATTACATCTAAAGATACAGTTGGCGGATGGAAATCCAAAATTGGCGGTATGAAAGAATGGTCAATTGAAAATGACGGATTATATGTCGCTGATGCAGAGTCTCACAAAGAATTGGCGAAATATTTCGAAAGTGATAGCCCGGTTTGCGTGAAAATCATTAATCAAGCATCTAAAAAAGGTCTTTTCGGTGGTTTGGCAATTGTAGCTGACTATAGTTTTGAAGCACCTTTTGATGAAGCGATGACTTACTCTGTAAAACTAGACGGAATGGGTGCGCTTGTTGATTTAACGATTACTGAGGGCGGAGATCAAATGCCCGGCGAAACACCTGTAGCACCAGCAGAATAA
- a CDS encoding phage tail protein yields the protein MADSKSFTFELNESVLTAQVGRLDEMAMVVERRFSELKMTIEDVGNADPGSKISESLGGLQSGLGTISSAFGQLGSSSEAITSGFGTAVGSVGGITDAFKNLGSSVQNGTLFSSLATGIGGMSTMLGGVSGGVQGITNLASGFMELKKHLGGLMSSIGGVGGIMGKLTSPMGLVIIGIVALVAAFAYLMTTNESFRNTVMSVVTQVAQLFGQLVASLMPIIMQIVTAVMQIGAALMPMVMQFISFFAQLLAQLMPFINMLISMLMPVIMQIVQVVMSLVSALLPSIMTVIQGIMSVIQFLIPIIMQIATVVVQIVVTIISYISKIMPIVMTIIGVIVSIITTIISYVVIIATTIASVIGKIISFIASVITAVIGIVQPIIGFITNIFTTIVTIIGAAFQMVFTVASKIWNAIMTTISGIIEGIKAVITGISTTVSSVFNGVKRIITGVFDGIKSAWGGLTDFVGNIFDGVSSAIQTVVDNVKGFVNVVIRGINGAIGLINKIPGVEIGKIPQLISGTTNFQGGFARMNEGGRGEMVVLPSGSQVIPHDATMKYARESARGNKSMLYTSQGADLARVENLLERLLQKNPVIKMDDKVVAEVVSRNQANSFDQYNYTMGGAAYS from the coding sequence ATGGCGGATTCTAAAAGTTTTACATTTGAACTGAACGAGAGCGTTTTAACAGCGCAAGTTGGCAGGCTAGATGAGATGGCGATGGTTGTAGAGCGGCGGTTTTCAGAGCTCAAAATGACTATTGAAGATGTTGGAAATGCTGATCCAGGTTCGAAAATTTCCGAATCTTTAGGTGGGCTGCAGTCTGGGCTTGGCACGATTAGTTCGGCGTTTGGACAACTGGGTTCTAGTAGTGAGGCGATTACATCCGGATTCGGTACTGCGGTTGGTTCTGTTGGTGGAATCACGGATGCGTTTAAAAATCTAGGTTCAAGTGTGCAAAATGGTACGTTATTTTCAAGCTTGGCAACCGGGATTGGTGGCATGAGTACAATGCTTGGTGGAGTATCTGGCGGCGTTCAAGGAATTACAAATCTAGCTAGTGGATTTATGGAATTGAAGAAGCATCTAGGCGGTTTGATGTCATCTATTGGTGGCGTTGGTGGAATTATGGGTAAACTGACCTCTCCAATGGGGTTAGTAATTATCGGGATTGTAGCGTTAGTAGCTGCATTTGCGTATTTGATGACGACGAATGAATCATTCCGAAATACGGTGATGTCAGTTGTAACACAGGTTGCGCAACTGTTCGGTCAACTTGTCGCCAGTTTAATGCCGATTATCATGCAAATTGTTACTGCGGTTATGCAAATTGGTGCCGCGTTAATGCCGATGGTTATGCAATTTATTAGCTTTTTTGCGCAATTGTTAGCCCAATTAATGCCGTTTATTAATATGCTGATTTCCATGCTTATGCCTGTTATTATGCAGATTGTTCAAGTTGTTATGTCACTTGTTTCGGCACTATTACCGAGCATCATGACAGTGATTCAAGGCATTATGAGCGTTATTCAATTTTTAATTCCGATAATCATGCAAATTGCGACGGTGGTTGTACAAATTGTTGTAACGATTATTTCTTATATAAGTAAAATTATGCCGATTGTTATGACGATTATTGGCGTTATTGTTTCGATTATCACAACGATTATTAGTTACGTCGTTATTATTGCGACGACGATTGCTAGTGTTATTGGGAAAATTATTAGCTTTATTGCGAGTGTTATTACGGCGGTTATCGGGATTGTGCAACCAATTATTGGCTTTATTACTAATATCTTTACGACTATCGTGACGATTATTGGTGCAGCTTTCCAAATGGTATTTACTGTTGCATCCAAAATCTGGAATGCCATTATGACGACGATTTCCGGAATTATTGAAGGAATCAAAGCAGTCATCACAGGTATTTCTACTACGGTTTCATCAGTGTTTAACGGAGTGAAGCGCATTATTACAGGTGTTTTTGACGGAATCAAAAGTGCTTGGGGTGGTTTAACTGATTTTGTAGGAAATATTTTCGATGGTGTTTCAAGTGCAATTCAAACCGTGGTAGATAATGTCAAAGGTTTTGTAAACGTCGTAATTCGAGGGATTAATGGAGCCATTGGTTTAATTAATAAGATTCCAGGCGTTGAAATCGGCAAAATACCACAATTAATTTCCGGTACAACAAATTTCCAAGGTGGCTTTGCTCGAATGAATGAAGGCGGCCGAGGCGAAATGGTGGTTTTACCGTCGGGTTCGCAAGTAATTCCGCACGATGCAACGATGAAATACGCAAGGGAAAGTGCGCGCGGAAATAAATCAATGCTTTACACGAGTCAAGGTGCTGATTTGGCTAGAGTTGAAAATCTTCTCGAGCGCTTACTACAAAAAAATCCTGTAATCAAAATGGATGACAAAGTGGTAGCCGAGGTAGTTAGCCGTAACCAAGCTAACTCATTTGATCAGTACAATTACACAATGGGAGGTGCAGCTTATTCATGA
- a CDS encoding phage tail family protein: MSDLFLELNGKVHSLSETFPGLSVQEVSRQSPQLSMETAEIAGTDGVIPGMTQFKPFIFSAKCNLQALDIPDYHLAVREIYEFLFQRDSYYIWSDQMPGIRYEVHPKPVDFSRESDRVGLLTIEFDVFKGYAESRGTSLDPMTFEVDLWQMGMNLSNRDDLFYIFKENTFRVYNAGSDRVNPLMRHELDIAMTANGTPTIHNLTTGESFEYRKELQKTDVLLLNNIYPLVNNRRVGKDTNHGIITLEKGWNDFEIKGVTDVTIAFNFPFIYR, encoded by the coding sequence ATGAGCGACTTGTTTTTAGAATTAAATGGAAAAGTGCATTCGCTTAGTGAGACATTTCCAGGTCTTTCTGTACAAGAAGTTTCCAGACAAAGTCCCCAGTTAAGCATGGAAACTGCTGAAATCGCTGGGACTGATGGGGTTATCCCGGGAATGACCCAATTTAAACCGTTTATCTTTTCAGCAAAATGTAATTTGCAAGCACTTGATATTCCAGATTATCATTTGGCAGTCAGAGAAATTTATGAATTTTTATTCCAGCGCGATAGTTATTATATTTGGAGCGATCAAATGCCAGGAATTCGGTATGAGGTGCATCCTAAACCAGTTGATTTTAGTCGAGAATCGGATCGTGTTGGTTTACTCACTATAGAATTTGATGTATTTAAAGGCTATGCGGAGTCACGTGGCACGAGCCTTGACCCTATGACTTTTGAAGTGGATTTATGGCAAATGGGAATGAATTTATCGAACCGTGATGATTTATTTTATATTTTTAAAGAAAATACATTTCGGGTCTATAATGCGGGGAGCGACCGTGTTAATCCACTGATGCGACATGAATTAGATATTGCTATGACGGCGAATGGGACACCAACGATTCATAATCTTACAACGGGAGAATCCTTCGAGTATCGGAAAGAGCTACAAAAAACAGATGTTTTACTGTTGAACAATATTTATCCACTTGTTAATAACCGCCGTGTTGGAAAAGATACCAATCATGGGATTATCACCCTTGAAAAAGGCTGGAACGATTTTGAAATCAAAGGTGTAACGGATGTAACGATTGCTTTTAATTTTCCGTTCATTTATCGGTAG
- a CDS encoding phage tail protein, with the protein MDYVIIQSMDKEVEEILTDIDYGSFSYDYEKNTSRAISFTVNKTKQNAAIFDLVGNEAILTYQGQQFVIKKCTPKSIGGTISKQITAQHICYTVQDHVQYNVKSGRKKYSIQTVLEFALQDNVLGFSYEIQGSFPLVELEDLGNKNGLELVNLCLEEFGAILFADNKKLYFYDEKSWYVRTEKQFRYLYNTEEVSVDTNTDNLKTEIKCYGKQKENADKLTGDNKYMAVVTYTSPNEAIYGKRMANAKSDDKITNNDDLLIFAKKQILDVPETALTISYKGKEPVSERDVWYFIHEPMGFETEVKVTKIKSSHPWSKKFQEIGFSNSRRDMVRIQTQIANQVKKASVDTNKINSFSSIAMNAYDSRILTEVVGVVDGD; encoded by the coding sequence ATGGATTATGTGATTATTCAAAGTATGGACAAAGAAGTGGAAGAGATTCTAACAGACATTGATTACGGCTCCTTTTCCTACGATTATGAAAAAAATACAAGTCGTGCTATCTCGTTTACTGTGAACAAAACGAAACAGAATGCAGCAATTTTTGACTTGGTAGGAAATGAAGCAATTTTAACATATCAAGGGCAGCAATTTGTTATTAAAAAATGTACGCCAAAATCTATTGGAGGAACAATTTCAAAGCAGATTACGGCCCAGCATATTTGTTATACAGTGCAAGATCATGTGCAGTATAACGTGAAATCTGGACGAAAAAAATATTCGATTCAAACGGTATTGGAATTTGCGTTACAAGATAATGTACTAGGATTTTCTTATGAAATTCAAGGGAGTTTTCCTTTAGTTGAACTAGAGGACTTAGGAAATAAAAATGGCTTAGAGCTAGTGAATTTATGTTTGGAAGAATTCGGAGCAATTTTATTTGCAGATAATAAAAAGCTTTATTTTTACGATGAAAAAAGTTGGTATGTAAGGACAGAGAAGCAATTTCGTTATTTATATAATACGGAAGAAGTTTCGGTGGATACGAACACAGATAATTTGAAGACGGAGATAAAATGTTACGGCAAGCAAAAAGAGAATGCCGATAAGCTGACTGGAGATAATAAGTACATGGCGGTTGTCACGTATACTTCGCCAAATGAGGCTATTTACGGGAAACGAATGGCAAATGCTAAAAGTGATGACAAAATCACGAACAATGATGACTTATTAATTTTTGCAAAGAAACAAATTCTAGATGTTCCAGAAACAGCGCTTACTATTTCTTACAAAGGAAAAGAACCTGTTTCAGAGCGGGATGTTTGGTATTTCATTCATGAACCGATGGGGTTTGAAACAGAAGTAAAAGTAACGAAAATTAAATCGAGTCATCCTTGGAGTAAGAAGTTTCAAGAAATTGGCTTCAGTAATTCGCGACGAGATATGGTCCGAATTCAAACGCAAATTGCTAATCAAGTGAAAAAAGCGAGCGTAGATACAAATAAAATTAATTCGTTTTCGAGCATCGCAATGAATGCTTATGATTCACGAATTTTAACGGAAGTAGTAGGTGTGGTAGATGGCGACTGA
- a CDS encoding phage holin family protein, with protein sequence MEVILKIGILGFGAIFGYLFGEVDLLVKVLVCFIVADYISGLLASGYLGELSSKMGFKGIAKKIAILILVAIAHQIDLILGTHNTTRDAVIFFYLANELISILENFVRMGMKVPEVLKNLILIFDSKSGDEEEKHDKDMD encoded by the coding sequence ATGGAAGTCATACTAAAAATTGGGATTTTAGGTTTTGGGGCGATATTTGGATACTTGTTTGGGGAAGTGGATTTATTGGTAAAAGTGCTGGTGTGCTTTATTGTAGCTGACTATATTTCTGGGCTACTCGCTTCAGGGTATCTTGGGGAACTTAGCAGCAAAATGGGTTTCAAAGGAATCGCGAAAAAAATCGCTATCTTAATTTTAGTGGCTATTGCGCATCAAATAGATTTGATTCTTGGAACGCATAATACAACGCGGGATGCGGTTATCTTTTTCTATTTGGCGAATGAGCTGATTTCCATCTTGGAAAATTTTGTTCGAATGGGAATGAAGGTCCCGGAAGTATTGAAAAATTTAATTTTGATTTTCGATTCTAAGTCAGGGGACGAGGAGGAAAAGCATGACAAAGATATGGATTGA
- a CDS encoding N-acetylmuramoyl-L-alanine amidase has translation MTKIWIDAGHGGKDPGASGNGLVEKNWVLATAKQLQIELVKAGFEVGMTRTNDTFLELRERAKKANSFKANLFISLHFNAGGGKGYEDYIYTSVPAKTVEIQKIIHKNIIAKVTKHGMNDRGMKKANFAVLRETAMDAILLEAGFCDSTDALILEKKAYQTDYCLGIVAAVQEIFGAMVTKYRAGKYLTSDDAISGTNIKGYLEAGTKVFVYKETEKTLNLTTTKGVPGSWVLKTEVNTGKR, from the coding sequence ATGACAAAGATATGGATTGATGCCGGTCATGGTGGCAAGGATCCAGGGGCAAGCGGCAATGGACTTGTTGAAAAAAATTGGGTACTTGCAACTGCGAAACAGCTTCAAATAGAACTAGTAAAAGCTGGGTTTGAAGTAGGGATGACGCGAACAAATGATACTTTTTTAGAATTACGTGAACGTGCAAAAAAAGCGAATAGTTTTAAAGCAAATTTATTTATTTCACTTCATTTTAATGCGGGTGGAGGTAAAGGTTACGAAGATTATATTTACACATCGGTTCCAGCTAAAACGGTAGAAATACAGAAAATCATTCATAAAAATATTATTGCTAAAGTTACTAAACACGGAATGAATGATCGTGGGATGAAGAAGGCTAATTTTGCTGTATTAAGAGAAACAGCAATGGACGCTATCTTACTGGAAGCTGGTTTTTGTGATAGCACTGATGCATTAATTCTTGAGAAGAAAGCTTATCAAACTGATTATTGTTTAGGAATTGTAGCAGCAGTACAAGAGATTTTTGGGGCTATGGTAACAAAATATAGGGCAGGTAAATATTTGACAAGTGATGATGCTATATCAGGCACAAATATTAAAGGATATTTAGAAGCAGGAACAAAGGTTTTTGTTTATAAAGAAACAGAAAAAACGCTTAATTTAACTACTACAAAGGGTGTTCCAGGAAGTTGGGTTTTAAAAACAGAAGTTAATACAGGAAAAAGATAA
- a CDS encoding bifunctional metallophosphatase/5'-nucleotidase, translated as MKVNKFFKKTTHVLLVAGLTIGLTAPFTGTTAQAAADTVPIQILGINDFHGALETASKDASGSPIGGADYLATNLDNATNSFLQANPGATTDNAIRVQAGDMVGASPAVSGLLQDEPTMKVLQKMNFEVGTLGNHEFDEGLPEYKRILDGVSTNKFGPIVEAYPRVKSDMKIVAANVVNKGTNTVAEGFLPYYVKEIDGVKVGFIGIVTTEIPNLVLANHIKDYDFLDEAETIVKYSAELRGQGVNAIVVLSHVPALSTGNPNTGTKQDVAGEAANMITKANELDPNNSVDLVLAGHNHQYTNGLVGKTRIVQSYNNGKAFSDVTGELDKTTGDFVTPPDAKITYNTRSVTPNADITAVTEDAKSRIEGVINETIGLANKDVISRDTNPDNKAIDDKESELGNMITDAQRYMANKAGADVDFAMTNNGGIRSDLTTRLANGQNEITWGAAQAVQPFGNILQVVEMTGADILEALNQQYLSNQTYFLQISGLKYTFTDTDDLDHAYKVASVTTEDGTPLKADQKYKVVINDFLFGGGDGFSAFKKANLVTAIDPDTETFINYIKDQKAAGKVITAQKEGRKVYKSQAEIDKEAEDAAIKAIKDATKINKLAEKDKTLTGTTLPGATVSVQKATANARMALAAGPNATADANGKFSVDVTSLNLKKGDQITTTITDPNGYSTTFQATVQAAATTPPDNGNGGTDNGNGNGNNGGTDGNGGTNNGNGSGTNGGTTTTEDPTTTTPNTSTTGTSANTSLPTTGDTAGFATVFGIVLTTTALYVLRKRS; from the coding sequence GTGAAAGTGAACAAATTTTTCAAGAAAACTACACATGTTTTACTCGTAGCAGGGCTCACAATCGGACTTACAGCACCATTCACCGGGACAACAGCACAAGCAGCAGCGGATACCGTTCCCATTCAGATTTTGGGAATAAATGATTTCCACGGAGCGCTTGAAACAGCCTCTAAAGATGCATCAGGCTCACCAATTGGCGGAGCAGATTACTTAGCTACCAATTTGGATAATGCCACTAACTCATTTTTACAGGCAAATCCTGGGGCGACAACTGACAATGCTATCCGTGTTCAAGCGGGCGACATGGTCGGCGCAAGTCCAGCAGTATCAGGTTTACTTCAAGACGAGCCAACGATGAAAGTTCTCCAAAAAATGAATTTCGAAGTCGGCACATTAGGTAACCATGAGTTTGATGAAGGATTACCAGAATACAAACGAATTTTGGACGGAGTTTCTACAAACAAATTCGGACCAATCGTAGAAGCTTATCCACGCGTTAAAAGTGACATGAAAATCGTCGCAGCTAACGTGGTCAACAAAGGAACAAACACAGTCGCAGAAGGCTTTTTACCATACTATGTAAAAGAAATTGATGGCGTCAAAGTTGGCTTCATCGGTATCGTTACAACAGAAATTCCTAATTTAGTTCTTGCAAATCATATTAAAGACTATGATTTCCTTGATGAAGCAGAAACAATCGTTAAATACTCTGCTGAACTAAGAGGCCAAGGCGTTAACGCAATCGTTGTTCTATCTCACGTTCCGGCACTTTCTACTGGAAATCCTAACACTGGAACAAAACAAGATGTAGCTGGGGAAGCTGCTAATATGATCACAAAAGCAAATGAATTAGACCCAAATAACTCGGTCGATTTAGTTCTTGCTGGACACAATCACCAATACACAAATGGATTAGTCGGAAAAACTCGTATCGTTCAAAGTTACAACAATGGTAAAGCTTTTTCAGATGTAACTGGCGAACTTGATAAAACTACCGGCGATTTCGTTACACCACCTGACGCTAAAATTACATACAACACGAGAAGCGTCACACCAAATGCCGATATTACAGCTGTTACTGAAGATGCGAAAAGCCGCATTGAAGGGGTTATCAACGAAACTATCGGACTAGCCAATAAAGACGTTATTTCTCGTGACACCAATCCAGACAACAAAGCAATTGATGATAAAGAATCAGAGCTTGGTAACATGATTACAGATGCGCAACGTTACATGGCAAATAAAGCCGGCGCCGATGTCGACTTTGCTATGACTAACAACGGCGGAATTCGTTCTGACCTTACTACTCGTCTTGCAAATGGCCAAAACGAAATCACATGGGGCGCGGCACAAGCTGTTCAACCATTTGGTAACATTCTTCAAGTAGTAGAAATGACTGGTGCTGATATTTTGGAAGCTCTAAACCAACAATATTTAAGCAACCAAACTTATTTCCTACAAATTTCTGGATTAAAATATACTTTCACTGATACAGATGACTTAGATCATGCGTACAAAGTTGCAAGCGTTACAACAGAAGACGGAACTCCTTTAAAAGCCGACCAAAAATACAAAGTCGTAATCAATGACTTCCTATTTGGCGGTGGCGATGGATTCTCTGCCTTCAAAAAAGCAAACCTAGTAACTGCAATCGACCCAGACACTGAAACATTCATCAACTACATCAAAGACCAAAAAGCTGCTGGAAAAGTCATTACAGCTCAAAAAGAAGGACGTAAAGTCTACAAATCCCAAGCTGAAATCGACAAAGAAGCCGAAGATGCAGCTATCAAAGCAATCAAAGACGCAACAAAAATCAATAAACTAGCCGAAAAAGACAAAACTCTAACTGGAACAACTTTGCCTGGCGCAACTGTCTCTGTTCAAAAAGCAACTGCTAACGCAAGAATGGCCCTTGCTGCCGGACCTAACGCAACAGCTGACGCAAATGGCAAGTTTTCCGTAGATGTAACATCTTTAAACCTTAAAAAAGGCGACCAAATCACAACAACTATCACTGACCCGAACGGATACAGCACCACTTTCCAAGCAACGGTTCAAGCTGCGGCAACAACTCCTCCAGATAATGGAAACGGCGGCACGGACAATGGTAATGGAAACGGAAATAACGGTGGCACAGATGGAAATGGCGGAACAAATAACGGTAACGGCTCCGGCACAAACGGCGGAACTACTACTACCGAAGATCCGACAACTACGACACCAAACACATCAACAACAGGAACTTCTGCTAACACATCCTTACCAACAACCGGTGATACAGCTGGATTTGCAACTGTATTCGGTATTGTTTTAACGACTACTGCGCTTTATGTTTTGCGGAAGAGAAGTTAA
- a CDS encoding EAL domain-containing protein, with the protein MDISSTEIWDAIRRNSYLLYYQPKVDAKTNKIIGFEGLIRLKTATTILAPIDFFDDIVLLNATREMQDFVAETAIKQINQLGGRFSISINIPAHYVASSTYMTFLHDYVKEHLKYPECLEIEIIERGEITELAIADKNLRKIKDLGVKVSMDDFGKGYSSLAYLRSLPIDIVKTDMSFIALLKTDRKQQIIIRAIVNLCHDLGGKVVTEGVEDMEQVEKLREMKVDYFQGYYFSRPLPMEDIKEKYSFV; encoded by the coding sequence ATGGATATCTCAAGTACGGAAATATGGGATGCAATTAGGAGAAATAGTTATTTGCTATATTATCAACCAAAAGTAGACGCGAAAACGAATAAAATTATTGGCTTTGAAGGTTTGATTCGATTAAAAACGGCAACAACCATTTTGGCTCCAATTGATTTCTTTGATGATATTGTCCTTTTAAATGCAACGCGGGAAATGCAAGATTTTGTTGCTGAAACAGCGATAAAACAGATTAATCAGCTAGGAGGACGTTTTTCAATTTCGATTAATATTCCGGCACATTATGTAGCGAGCAGTACGTATATGACTTTTTTACATGATTATGTGAAAGAACATTTAAAGTATCCGGAATGCTTAGAAATAGAGATTATCGAACGAGGCGAAATAACGGAACTAGCTATAGCGGATAAAAACTTACGAAAAATAAAAGACCTTGGTGTCAAAGTAAGTATGGATGATTTTGGGAAAGGTTATAGTTCGCTTGCGTATTTACGCAGCTTACCGATTGATATTGTGAAAACAGATATGTCCTTTATCGCGCTTTTAAAAACAGATCGAAAACAACAAATTATTATTCGAGCGATTGTCAATTTGTGTCATGATTTAGGCGGGAAAGTAGTTACAGAAGGCGTTGAAGACATGGAGCAAGTCGAAAAATTACGGGAAATGAAAGTAGACTATTTCCAGGGCTATTATTTTAGTCGACCACTACCGATGGAAGATATTAAAGAAAAATATTCCTTTGTGTAA